A genomic stretch from Streptomyces venezuelae ATCC 10712 includes:
- the rpsJ gene encoding 30S ribosomal protein S10, producing MAGQKIRIRLKAYDHEVIDSSAKKIVETVTRTGASVAGPVPLPTEKNVYCVIKSPHKYKDSREHFEMRTHKRLIDILDPTPKTVDSLMRLDLPAGVDIEIKL from the coding sequence ATGGCGGGACAGAAGATCCGCATCCGGCTCAAGGCCTACGACCACGAGGTCATCGACTCCTCGGCGAAGAAGATCGTCGAGACGGTGACCCGCACTGGTGCGTCGGTCGCGGGCCCGGTGCCGCTGCCCACTGAGAAGAACGTGTACTGCGTCATCAAGTCGCCGCACAAGTACAAGGACTCGCGCGAGCACTTCGAGATGCGCACGCACAAGCGCCTCATCGACATCCTCGACCCCACGCCGAAGACGGTTGACTCGCTCATGCGCCTCGACCTGCCGGCGGGCGTCGACATCGAGATCAAGCTCTGA
- the rplC gene encoding 50S ribosomal protein L3, translating to MAKNIKGILGEKLGMTQVWDENNRVVPVTVVKAGPNVVTQVRTNDIDGYESVQIAFGEIDPRKVNKPLKGHFAKADVTPRRHLVELRTADASEYTLGQEITAEVFEAGVKVDVTGKSKGKGFAGVMKRHNFRGGKASHGAHRVHRKPGSIGGCATPGRVFKGMRMAGRMGNERVTTQNLTVHAVDAEKGLLLIKGAVPGPNGGLVLVRTAAKGV from the coding sequence ATGGCTAAGAACATCAAGGGCATCCTGGGCGAGAAGCTCGGCATGACGCAGGTCTGGGACGAGAACAACCGGGTTGTCCCGGTCACCGTCGTCAAGGCCGGCCCGAATGTCGTGACCCAGGTCCGTACGAACGACATCGACGGCTACGAGTCGGTCCAGATCGCCTTCGGCGAGATCGACCCTCGCAAGGTGAACAAGCCCCTCAAGGGTCACTTCGCCAAGGCCGACGTCACCCCGCGCCGCCACCTGGTGGAGCTCCGCACCGCTGACGCCTCCGAGTACACGCTCGGCCAGGAGATCACCGCCGAGGTCTTCGAGGCCGGCGTGAAGGTCGACGTCACCGGCAAGAGCAAGGGCAAGGGCTTCGCCGGTGTCATGAAGCGCCACAACTTCCGTGGTGGCAAGGCGTCGCACGGTGCCCACCGCGTGCACCGCAAGCCCGGTTCCATCGGTGGCTGCGCCACCCCGGGCCGTGTCTTCAAGGGCATGCGCATGGCGGGTCGCATGGGCAACGAGCGTGTGACCACCCAGAACCTGACCGTCCACGCCGTTGACGCCGAGAAGGGTCTGCTGCTCATCAAGGGCGCCGTCCCCGGCCCCAACGGTGGCCTCGTCCTGGTCCGCACCGCGGCCAAGGGGGTTTGA
- the rplD gene encoding 50S ribosomal protein L4: MSTIDILSPAGDKTGTVELPEEIFGAKVSVPLIHQVVVAQLAAARQGTHKTKTRGEVRGGGKKPYRQKGTGRARQGSTRAPQFAGGGVVHGPVPRDYSQRTPKKMKVAALRGALSDRATHSRIHVVTGVVEGEISTKAAKTLFGKISERKNLLLVAERSDEAAWLSARNLPQVHILEPGQLNTYDVIVSDDVVFTKAALESFVSGPQTAETEGSDA; the protein is encoded by the coding sequence ATGAGCACCATTGACATCCTTTCGCCGGCAGGCGACAAGACCGGGACCGTCGAGCTCCCCGAGGAGATCTTCGGCGCCAAGGTCAGCGTTCCGCTGATCCACCAGGTCGTCGTCGCGCAGCTGGCCGCGGCCCGTCAGGGCACGCACAAGACCAAGACCCGTGGCGAAGTCCGCGGTGGTGGCAAGAAGCCTTACCGCCAGAAGGGCACCGGCCGCGCCCGTCAGGGTTCGACCCGCGCCCCGCAGTTCGCCGGTGGTGGCGTCGTGCACGGTCCCGTGCCGCGTGACTACTCGCAGCGGACCCCGAAGAAGATGAAGGTCGCCGCTCTCCGTGGTGCCCTCTCCGACCGGGCCACCCACTCCCGCATCCACGTCGTGACCGGCGTGGTCGAGGGTGAGATCTCCACCAAGGCCGCGAAGACGCTGTTCGGCAAGATCTCGGAGCGCAAGAACCTGCTCCTGGTCGCCGAGCGCTCCGACGAGGCCGCGTGGCTGTCCGCTCGTAACCTGCCCCAGGTGCACATCCTGGAGCCGGGCCAGCTCAACACGTACGACGTGATCGTCTCCGACGACGTGGTCTTCACCAAGGCCGCCCTCGAGTCCTTCGTGTCTGGCCCCCAGACCGCTGAGACCGAAGGGAGCGACGCCTGA
- the rplW gene encoding 50S ribosomal protein L23, with the protein MTEAVVTSKTFSDPRDILIKPVVSEKSYALLDENKYTFIVAPGSNKTQIKQAVEAVFSVKVTGVNTINRQGKRKRTKAGFGKRKDTKRAIVTLAEGNRIDIFGGPTA; encoded by the coding sequence ATGACTGAGGCCGTCGTCACCAGCAAGACCTTCTCGGACCCGCGCGACATTCTGATCAAGCCTGTCGTCTCGGAGAAGAGCTACGCTCTGCTGGACGAGAACAAGTACACGTTCATCGTCGCGCCTGGCTCCAACAAGACCCAGATCAAGCAGGCCGTCGAGGCGGTCTTCTCGGTCAAGGTCACCGGGGTCAACACGATCAACCGCCAGGGCAAGCGCAAGCGCACCAAGGCCGGTTTCGGCAAGCGCAAGGACACCAAGCGCGCCATCGTGACCCTTGCCGAGGGCAACCGTATCGACATCTTCGGCGGTCCGACCGCCTAA
- the rplB gene encoding 50S ribosomal protein L2, with the protein MGIRKYKPTTPGRRGSSVADFVEITRSTPEKSLVRPLHSKGGRNNTGRVTVRHQGGGHKRAYRVIDFRRHDKDGVPAKVAHIEYDPNRTARIALLHYVDGEKRYIIAPKGLSQGDRVENGPGADIKPGNNLALRNIPVGTTIHAIELRPGGGAKFARSAGASVQLLAKEGTMAHLRMPSGEIRLVDARCRATIGEVGNAEQSNINWGKAGRKRWLGVRPTVRGVAMNPVDHPHGGGEGKTSGGRHPVSPWGQKEGRTRSPKKASNKYIVRRRKTNKKR; encoded by the coding sequence ATGGGAATCCGCAAGTACAAGCCGACTACGCCGGGCCGCCGTGGCTCCTCCGTAGCCGACTTCGTCGAGATCACGCGGTCCACGCCGGAGAAGTCGCTGGTCCGCCCCCTGCACAGCAAGGGCGGCCGTAACAACACCGGTCGTGTGACCGTCCGTCACCAGGGCGGTGGCCACAAGCGTGCCTACCGCGTGATCGACTTCCGTCGTCACGACAAGGACGGCGTGCCGGCCAAGGTCGCTCACATCGAGTACGACCCGAACCGCACCGCGCGCATCGCGCTGCTCCACTACGTGGACGGCGAGAAGCGCTACATCATCGCCCCCAAGGGCCTCTCGCAGGGTGACCGCGTCGAGAACGGCCCGGGTGCGGACATCAAGCCCGGCAACAACCTGGCGCTCCGCAACATCCCGGTCGGTACCACGATCCACGCGATCGAGCTCCGTCCCGGTGGTGGCGCGAAGTTCGCCCGTTCCGCTGGTGCCTCCGTGCAGCTGCTGGCGAAGGAGGGCACGATGGCCCACCTTCGTATGCCGTCCGGTGAGATCCGTCTCGTCGACGCCCGCTGCCGCGCCACGATCGGCGAGGTCGGCAACGCCGAGCAGTCGAACATCAACTGGGGCAAGGCCGGCCGCAAGCGCTGGCTCGGCGTCCGCCCGACCGTCCGCGGTGTGGCGATGAACCCGGTTGACCACCCGCACGGTGGTGGTGAGGGCAAGACCTCCGGTGGTCGCCACCCGGTCTCCCCGTGGGGTCAGAAGGAGGGTCGTACTCGTTCGCCGAAGAAGGCTTCGAACAAGTACATCGTCCGCCGCCGCAAGACGAACAAGAAGCGCTAG
- the rpsS gene encoding 30S ribosomal protein S19 has translation MPRSLKKGPFVDGHLVKKVDAQNEAGTKNVIKTWSRRSMIIPAMLGHTIAVHNGKTHIPVFVTESMVGHKLGEFSPTRTFRGHVKDDRKSKRR, from the coding sequence ATGCCGCGCAGTCTCAAGAAGGGACCCTTCGTTGACGGCCACCTCGTAAAGAAGGTGGACGCTCAGAACGAAGCCGGTACCAAGAACGTCATCAAGACCTGGTCCCGTCGCTCGATGATCATCCCGGCCATGCTCGGCCACACGATCGCGGTGCACAACGGCAAGACCCACATTCCGGTGTTTGTCACCGAGTCGATGGTCGGCCACAAGCTCGGCGAGTTCTCGCCGACGCGCACCTTCCGGGGTCACGTGAAGGACGACCGGAAGTCGAAGCGCCGCTAG
- the rplV gene encoding 50S ribosomal protein L22, giving the protein MEARAQARYIRVTPMKARRVVDLIRGMDATEAQAVLRFAPQAASVPVGKVLDSAIANAAHNYDHSDASSLYISEAFVDEGPTLKRFRPRAQGRAYRIRKRTSHITVVVSSKEGTR; this is encoded by the coding sequence ATGGAAGCCAGGGCCCAGGCGCGGTACATCCGCGTTACGCCCATGAAGGCCCGCCGTGTGGTGGACCTTATCCGTGGCATGGATGCCACGGAGGCTCAGGCGGTCCTGCGTTTCGCCCCGCAGGCCGCGAGCGTGCCGGTCGGCAAGGTGCTTGACAGCGCCATCGCCAACGCCGCGCACAACTACGACCACAGTGACGCCTCTTCGCTGTACATCAGCGAGGCGTTCGTGGATGAGGGCCCGACCCTGAAGCGGTTCCGTCCGCGTGCCCAGGGCCGTGCCTACCGGATCCGTAAGCGGACCAGCCACATCACCGTGGTCGTCAGCAGCAAGGAAGGAACCCGGTAA
- the rpsC gene encoding 30S ribosomal protein S3: protein MGQKVNPHGFRLGITTDFKSRWYADKLYKDYVKEDVAIRRMMTSGMERAGISKVEIERTRDRVRVDIHTARPGIVIGRRGAEADRIRGDLEKLTGKQVQLNILEVKNPEMDAQLVAQAVAEQLSSRVSFRRAMRKSMQGTMKAGAKGIKIQCGGRLGGAEMSRSEFYREGRVPLHTLRANVDYGFFEAKTTFGRIGVKVWIYKGDVKNIAEVRAENAAARAGNRPARGAGAGDRPAGRGGRGGERGGRGRKPQQSAPAAEAPKAEAAAAAPAESTGTEA from the coding sequence ATGGGCCAGAAGGTTAACCCGCATGGGTTCCGGCTCGGCATCACCACGGACTTCAAGTCCCGCTGGTACGCCGACAAGCTGTACAAGGACTACGTCAAGGAAGACGTCGCCATCCGTCGGATGATGACGTCCGGCATGGAGCGCGCCGGCATCTCGAAGGTTGAGATCGAGCGCACCCGTGACCGCGTGCGGGTGGACATCCACACCGCGCGTCCCGGCATCGTCATCGGCCGCCGTGGCGCCGAGGCCGACCGCATCCGCGGCGACCTCGAGAAGCTCACGGGCAAGCAGGTCCAGCTGAACATCCTCGAGGTCAAGAACCCCGAGATGGACGCGCAGCTGGTCGCCCAGGCCGTTGCCGAGCAGCTCTCCTCCCGCGTCTCCTTCCGTCGCGCCATGCGTAAGAGCATGCAGGGCACGATGAAGGCCGGCGCCAAGGGCATCAAGATCCAGTGCGGCGGTCGTCTCGGCGGCGCCGAGATGTCCCGCTCGGAGTTCTACCGCGAGGGCCGTGTGCCCCTGCACACGCTCCGCGCGAACGTCGACTACGGCTTCTTCGAGGCCAAGACGACCTTCGGCCGCATCGGCGTGAAGGTCTGGATCTACAAGGGCGACGTCAAGAACATCGCCGAGGTCCGCGCCGAGAACGCCGCGGCCCGTGCGGGTAACCGCCCGGCCCGTGGTGCCGGCGCTGGCGACCGCCCGGCCGGCCGTGGTGGCCGCGGTGGCGAGCGTGGCGGCCGCGGCCGCAAGCCGCAGCAGTCGGCTCCGGCCGCCGAGGCCCCCAAGGCCGAGGCTGCCGCCGCTGCTCCGGCTGAGAGCACCGGAACGGAGGCCTGA
- the rplP gene encoding 50S ribosomal protein L16, with protein MLIPRRVKHRKQHHPKRSGMSKGGTQVAFGEYGIQALTPAYVTNRQIEAARIAMTRHIKRGGKVWINIYPDRPLTKKPAETRMGSGKGSPEWWIANVKPGRVMFELSYPNEKIAREALTRAAHKLPMKCKIVKREAGEL; from the coding sequence ATGCTGATCCCCCGTAGGGTCAAGCACCGCAAGCAGCACCACCCCAAGCGCTCGGGTATGAGCAAGGGTGGTACGCAGGTTGCGTTCGGCGAGTACGGCATTCAGGCCCTCACGCCGGCGTACGTGACCAACCGCCAGATCGAGGCGGCTCGTATCGCGATGACCCGCCACATCAAGCGTGGCGGCAAGGTCTGGATCAACATCTACCCGGACCGCCCGCTGACGAAGAAGCCCGCCGAGACCCGCATGGGTTCCGGTAAGGGTTCTCCGGAGTGGTGGATCGCGAACGTCAAGCCGGGTCGGGTGATGTTCGAACTGTCCTACCCGAACGAGAAGATCGCGCGCGAGGCCCTGACCCGTGCGGCCCACAAGCTGCCGATGAAGTGCAAGATCGTTAAGCGCGAAGCAGGTGAGCTGTGA
- the rpmC gene encoding 50S ribosomal protein L29, with translation MSAGTKASELRELGNEELLNKLREAKEELFNLRFQAATGQLENHGRLKSVRKDIARIYTLMRERELGIETVESA, from the coding sequence ATGTCGGCCGGTACCAAGGCGTCCGAGCTGCGCGAGCTGGGCAACGAGGAGCTTCTCAACAAGCTCCGCGAGGCCAAGGAAGAGCTGTTCAACCTCCGCTTCCAGGCGGCGACCGGTCAGCTCGAGAACCACGGGCGGCTCAAGTCCGTCCGCAAGGACATCGCGCGGATCTACACCCTGATGCGTGAGCGCGAGCTGGGCATCGAGACGGTGGAGAGCGCCTGA
- the rpsQ gene encoding 30S ribosomal protein S17, which yields MSESNVTEKTERNARKVREGLVVSDKMDKTVVVAVEDRVKHALYGKVIRRTNKLKAHDEQNAAGIGDRVLLMETRKLSATKHWRVIEILEKAK from the coding sequence ATGAGCGAGAGCAACGTGACTGAGAAGACCGAGCGCAACGCCCGCAAGGTCCGCGAGGGCCTGGTCGTCAGCGACAAGATGGACAAGACCGTCGTCGTCGCTGTCGAGGACCGCGTCAAGCACGCGCTGTACGGCAAGGTCATCCGCCGTACGAACAAGCTCAAGGCTCATGACGAGCAGAACGCTGCCGGCATCGGCGACCGCGTCCTCCTGATGGAGACCCGGAAGCTGTCCGCCACGAAGCACTGGCGCGTCATCGAGATCCTCGAGAAGGCCAAGTAA
- the rplN gene encoding 50S ribosomal protein L14 has translation MIQQESRLRVADNTGAKEILCIRVLGGSGRRYAGIGDVIVATVKDAIPGGNVKKGDVVKAVIVRTVKERRRQDGSYIRFDENAAVILKNDGDPRGTRIFGPVGRELREKKFMKIISLAPEVL, from the coding sequence GTGATCCAGCAGGAGTCGCGACTGCGTGTCGCCGACAACACTGGTGCCAAGGAGATCCTTTGCATCCGTGTTCTCGGTGGCTCGGGTCGCCGCTACGCGGGCATCGGTGACGTCATCGTCGCCACCGTCAAGGACGCGATCCCCGGTGGCAACGTGAAGAAGGGTGACGTCGTCAAGGCGGTCATCGTTCGCACCGTCAAGGAGCGCCGCCGCCAGGACGGCTCGTACATCCGCTTCGACGAGAACGCCGCTGTCATTCTCAAGAACGACGGCGACCCTCGTGGCACCCGTATCTTCGGCCCGGTCGGCCGTGAGCTGCGCGAGAAGAAGTTCATGAAGATCATCTCGCTCGCGCCGGAGGTGCTGTAA
- the rplX gene encoding 50S ribosomal protein L24 → MKIKKGDLVQVITGKDKGKQGKVITAFPRENRVLVEGVNRVKKHTKAGPSQAGGIVTTEAPVHVSNVQLVVEKDGKKVVTRVGYRFDDEGNKIRVAKRTGEDI, encoded by the coding sequence ATGAAGATCAAGAAGGGCGACCTGGTCCAGGTCATCACCGGTAAGGACAAGGGCAAGCAGGGCAAGGTCATCACGGCCTTCCCCCGCGAGAACCGCGTCCTCGTCGAGGGTGTCAACCGGGTCAAGAAGCACACCAAGGCCGGCCCGTCGCAGGCCGGTGGCATCGTCACGACCGAGGCTCCGGTCCACGTCTCCAACGTCCAGCTGGTCGTGGAGAAGGACGGCAAGAAGGTCGTCACGCGTGTCGGTTACCGCTTCGACGACGAGGGCAACAAGATCCGCGTTGCCAAGCGGACGGGTGAGGACATCTGA
- the rplE gene encoding 50S ribosomal protein L5: protein MMATTTPRLKTKYREEIAGKLREEFSYENVMQVPGLVKIVVNMGVGDAARDSKLIDGAIRDLTTITGQKPAVTKARKSIAQFKLREGQPIGAHVTLRGDRMWEFLDRTLSLALPRIRDFRGLSPKQFDGRGNYTFGLTEQVMFHEIDQDKIDRVRGMDITVVTTATNDDEGRALLRHLGFPFKEA, encoded by the coding sequence CTGATGGCTACCACCACTCCGCGTCTCAAGACGAAGTACCGCGAGGAGATCGCGGGCAAGCTGCGTGAGGAGTTCTCCTACGAGAACGTCATGCAGGTTCCCGGCCTCGTGAAGATCGTGGTCAACATGGGTGTCGGCGACGCCGCCCGTGACTCGAAGCTGATCGACGGTGCGATCCGTGACCTCACCACGATCACCGGTCAGAAGCCGGCCGTCACCAAGGCCCGCAAGTCCATCGCGCAGTTCAAGCTGCGTGAGGGTCAGCCGATCGGTGCGCACGTCACCCTCCGTGGCGACCGCATGTGGGAGTTCCTTGACCGCACCCTGTCGCTCGCGCTCCCGCGCATCCGCGACTTCCGTGGTCTGTCCCCCAAGCAGTTCGACGGGCGTGGCAACTACACCTTCGGTCTCACGGAGCAGGTCATGTTCCACGAGATCGACCAGGACAAGATCGACCGTGTCCGGGGTATGGACATCACCGTGGTGACCACGGCGACCAACGACGACGAGGGCCGTGCCCTTCTGCGTCACCTCGGCTTCCCCTTCAAGGAGGCGTAA
- a CDS encoding type Z 30S ribosomal protein S14 — translation MAKKALIAKAARKPKFGVRGYTRCQRCGRPHSVYRKFGLCRVCLREMAHRGELPGVTKSSW, via the coding sequence ATGGCGAAGAAGGCTCTCATCGCGAAGGCTGCCCGCAAGCCCAAGTTCGGCGTGCGTGGCTACACGCGCTGCCAGCGCTGTGGTCGTCCCCACTCCGTGTACCGCAAGTTCGGCCTGTGCCGCGTGTGCCTTCGTGAGATGGCTCACCGTGGCGAGCTGCCGGGCGTGACCAAGAGCTCCTGGTAA
- the rpsH gene encoding 30S ribosomal protein S8 yields MTMTDPIADMLTRLRNANSAYHDSVTMPHSKIKSHIAEILQQEGFITGWKVEDAEVGKNLVLELKFGPNRERSIAGIKRISKPGLRVYAKSTNLPKVLGGLGVAIISTSHGLLTGQQAGKKGVGGEVLAYVW; encoded by the coding sequence ATGACCATGACTGATCCGATCGCGGACATGCTGACTCGTCTGCGTAACGCGAACTCGGCATACCACGACTCCGTGACGATGCCGCACAGCAAGATCAAGTCTCACATCGCGGAAATCCTCCAGCAGGAGGGCTTCATCACGGGCTGGAAGGTCGAGGACGCCGAGGTCGGCAAGAACCTCGTCCTCGAGCTCAAGTTCGGTCCGAACCGTGAGCGCTCCATCGCGGGCATCAAGCGGATCTCGAAGCCCGGCCTCCGGGTTTACGCGAAGTCCACCAACCTGCCGAAGGTCCTCGGTGGCCTGGGCGTGGCGATCATCTCCACGTCCCACGGTCTCCTGACCGGCCAGCAGGCAGGCAAGAAGGGCGTAGGTGGGGAAGTCCTCGCCTACGTCTGGTAG
- the rplF gene encoding 50S ribosomal protein L6, producing the protein MSRIGKLPIQVPAGVDVTIEGRTVTVKGSKGTLTHTVAAPIDIVKGEEGVLNVLRPNDERQNKALHGLSRTLVANMITGVTQGYVKALEISGVGYRVAAKGSNLEFQLGYSHPILVEAPEGISFKVESPTKFSVEGIDKQKVGEVAANIRKLRKPDPYKAKGVKYAGEVIRRKVGKAGK; encoded by the coding sequence ATGTCGCGTATTGGCAAGCTGCCTATCCAGGTTCCCGCCGGCGTGGACGTCACCATCGAGGGCCGCACGGTCACGGTCAAGGGTTCCAAGGGCACCCTGACCCACACCGTCGCCGCGCCGATCGACATCGTTAAGGGCGAGGAGGGCGTGCTCAACGTCCTGCGTCCGAACGACGAGCGTCAGAACAAGGCCCTTCACGGCCTGTCCCGCACGCTGGTGGCCAACATGATCACCGGTGTGACCCAGGGTTACGTGAAGGCGCTCGAGATCAGCGGTGTCGGTTACCGCGTCGCCGCGAAGGGCTCCAACCTGGAGTTCCAGCTCGGCTACAGCCACCCGATCCTGGTCGAGGCGCCCGAGGGCATCTCGTTCAAGGTCGAGTCGCCGACCAAGTTCTCGGTCGAGGGCATCGACAAGCAGAAGGTCGGCGAGGTCGCGGCGAACATCCGCAAGCTGCGGAAGCCCGACCCGTACAAGGCCAAGGGCGTCAAGTACGCCGGCGAGGTCATCCGCCGCAAGGTCGGAAAGGCTGGTAAGTAA
- the rplR gene encoding 50S ribosomal protein L18, with the protein MAYGVKIAKGDAYKRAAKARRHIRIRKNVSGTAERPRLVVTRSNRGITAQVIDDLKGHTLASASNLDASIRGGEGDKSAQAKQVGALVAERAKAAGVEAVVFDRGGNRYAGRIAALADAAREAGLKF; encoded by the coding sequence ATGGCATACGGTGTGAAGATCGCCAAGGGCGACGCTTACAAGCGTGCGGCCAAGGCTCGCCGCCACATCCGCATCCGCAAGAACGTGTCGGGTACGGCGGAGCGTCCGCGCCTCGTCGTGACGCGTTCGAACCGCGGCATCACGGCTCAGGTCATCGACGACCTCAAGGGTCACACCCTTGCGTCGGCGTCGAACCTGGACGCGTCGATCCGCGGTGGCGAGGGTGACAAGTCCGCGCAGGCCAAGCAGGTCGGCGCTCTCGTCGCCGAGCGCGCCAAGGCCGCTGGTGTCGAGGCTGTCGTGTTCGACCGTGGTGGCAACAGGTACGCCGGGCGCATTGCCGCTCTGGCTGACGCCGCCCGCGAAGCCGGGCTGAAGTTCTAA
- the rpsE gene encoding 30S ribosomal protein S5 translates to MAGPQRRGSGAGGGERRDRKGRDGGAAAEKTAYVERVVAINRVAKVVKGGRRFSFTALVVVGDGDGTVGVGYGKAKEVPAAIAKGVEEAKKNFFKVPRIQGTIPHPIQGEKAAGVVLLKPASPGTGVIAGGPVRAVLECAGVHDILSKSLGSDNAINIVHATVEALKGLQRPEEIAARRGLPLEDVAPAALLRARAGAGA, encoded by the coding sequence ATGGCTGGACCCCAGCGCCGCGGAAGCGGTGCCGGTGGCGGCGAGCGGCGGGACCGGAAGGGCCGCGACGGTGGCGCTGCCGCCGAGAAGACCGCGTACGTTGAGCGCGTTGTCGCGATCAACCGCGTCGCCAAGGTTGTCAAGGGTGGTCGCCGCTTCAGCTTCACCGCGCTGGTCGTGGTGGGCGACGGTGACGGCACCGTAGGTGTCGGTTACGGCAAGGCCAAGGAAGTTCCCGCGGCCATCGCCAAGGGTGTCGAGGAAGCCAAGAAGAACTTCTTCAAGGTTCCCCGCATCCAGGGCACCATCCCTCACCCGATCCAGGGCGAGAAGGCCGCGGGCGTCGTCCTGCTCAAGCCGGCTTCCCCCGGTACCGGTGTTATCGCCGGTGGCCCGGTGCGTGCCGTGCTCGAGTGCGCCGGCGTTCACGACATCCTGTCGAAGTCGCTCGGCTCCGACAACGCGATCAACATCGTGCACGCGACCGTGGAGGCCCTCAAGGGCCTGCAGCGTCCCGAGGAGATCGCGGCTCGCCGTGGTCTGCCCCTCGAGGACGTCGCTCCCGCGGCTCTGCTCCGTGCGCGTGCTGGGGCGGGTGCGTAA
- the rpmD gene encoding 50S ribosomal protein L30 yields MARLKVTQTKSYIGSKQNHRDTLRSLGLKKVNDVVVKEDRPEFRGMVHTVRHLVTVEEVD; encoded by the coding sequence ATGGCTCGCCTCAAGGTCACGCAGACGAAGTCGTACATCGGCAGCAAGCAGAACCACCGCGACACCCTGCGTTCGCTCGGCCTCAAGAAGGTCAACGACGTGGTTGTCAAGGAGGACCGCCCCGAGTTCCGCGGAATGGTGCACACCGTCCGCCACCTCGTGACGGTCGAGGAGGTTGACTGA
- the rplO gene encoding 50S ribosomal protein L15, which translates to MAETNPLKAHNLRPAPGAKTAKTRVGRGEASKGKTAGRGTKGTKARYQVPQRFEGGQMPLHMRLPKLKGFKNPFRTEYQVVNLDKLTALYPQGGEVTVADLVAKGAVRKNQLVKVLGTGEITVALQVTVDAVSGSAKEKIAAAGGTVTELV; encoded by the coding sequence ATGGCGGAGACCAACCCGCTGAAGGCCCACAACCTCCGTCCCGCCCCCGGTGCCAAGACCGCGAAGACCCGTGTCGGTCGTGGTGAGGCGTCGAAGGGTAAGACGGCCGGTCGTGGTACCAAGGGCACCAAGGCCCGTTACCAGGTTCCGCAGCGCTTCGAGGGTGGGCAGATGCCCCTCCACATGCGTCTGCCGAAGCTCAAGGGCTTCAAGAACCCGTTCCGCACCGAGTACCAGGTCGTGAACCTGGACAAGCTCACCGCGCTCTACCCGCAGGGTGGCGAGGTCACGGTGGCCGATCTGGTCGCCAAGGGTGCGGTTCGCAAGAACCAGCTCGTCAAGGTGCTCGGCACCGGCGAGATCACCGTGGCGCTGCAGGTGACGGTCGACGCCGTCTCCGGCTCCGCCAAGGAGAAGATCGCCGCCGCCGGCGGCACCGTCACCGAGCTCGTCTAA